The DNA region gatcagtgaACTCCTTCTCAAGATATAGAATTTCTTACATTTCCATATCGATTTTGTACGATCAGCCCTCAGAAATGTTGGAGACTTGTTTGGAAAATCTAGAGAtgcaaaatgatatttttacatGGACAAAGTTCGtccaaatagaaaaaaatatagaaaagtcgatttgcatCGTAGAGAACACTTCATTTAtatgataaaaataataaaaaaatattttgtgttgTTATTTTCCAGGGAATCCaatcattttgtttgttttaacaAATCGAGTTCCTTTTTGTgtagaaaatcatgacacttgaacaaaattaaatttttaacagtCATACTTAACAACATTGTCGTAAATATTGTTCTCTTTATTTTAaagctgttattttttttttaaagacaacTCCTCCAGGTTCCTAAAACACTCTTattatgataaaaatattcctgGCCATTTCACTTGTATTTATTTCGTAATTTTCAATTTAGTTTccatccacaaatgacgtagcGTTCTTTCGGGATTCTTTGATGGTATCAGACTTTCACTCTAAAATTTACCCCAAAGATTTtagaaataaaatcatttcgatCACCTCCTTCTCTTCTCTCACGGAAAAccttctctctccctctctcattTTCCCTCTCCCAAATGAACCTCCTGGTGCAATGAGAAAATCTTCTCACGCCTCACCCCGACCTTTTCTCACCGTGTTTTGTTTGGAACTGTTTTTCGCGCGCGCGCCCGCAAAATCCTCCTGAAGATGTTGTCGCCGATGCTGTGGGAGCCGGTCTggtctcgtcgtcgtcggaacGGAACAGAACAGAACACGTTCACTTCCAGCCAGACCCGGGTCAGGCCAGTCGACTGTCGACGCTCGCGGGAAACGGTTTGGTTTTTTCGTTCGTTCGTCGTGGCGCGAATTTTCGCGAAAAGTCTTGGTCGGTTTCGAAAGTTTGGTGAATCGGTGGGCCCCACGTGTTTGGCGATCGTTGCGGGAAAGTTAGATTTTTCTTGGCAGATGAGTTTGTGAAAAAGTGTGAAACGCCATCACTTGGTTCAGTTCGAGGGTGATAGATCAAAGTGTTGAAGTGGTCACGAAGGTTGGTCttgaattgttgattttgtAATTAGGAAAGTGGCGGAAAACTTGTTCAAGGGATTTGAACTTGCATCGTCGTAGGATGTTTGAACGagatttttctcgtttttttttttgtgccagtGAATAGAGGTCACTTCAGTGGTATAAAAAGGATGCACCAATGCTGCTGCTACTCTAATTGAGTGCACGGAAGTTGTAATTAAGTGAGTGCTTGCTTGCTAAAGTGAGCAAAACCAGTTAGTAAGTTTGGAGAGATGTGATTTCCGATGCTGGAGCAGCTAAATTCCCGTGAAATCTAATTAGTGAAGAGTGGTGTATTCGTTCTCGGATAATTCAATTAATTGAGTAGAATTAGGTGAGAAGGTGAGTGTACGGaaagaaaacaataaaaaaacctaTTAATTCGTGCTCAATACTCATATTCCAAAAAGGgttataaaaaatcaagttgTTGAGTAGTTTCGAGTCTAAAATGAAAACAGTGAAAAATTATCGTTATGCTTCTCGAATTcatatacagccattccacgtcaaacaggaagtctcgaaatcaaaagtgctccgatttggctcaaatttggagtgagggttctttggcccaaataattagacccgtatttttttgtttggcgattagggtggttcTATCCGAAATATGGTAGTccataaaattgcgtttttcgtcgattttcgtaaaaaccacatttttcaaaaaatcatatctccggaacggctgaaccaactttagagcgccacaattcaaaagaaaggttattagttgggcttttatgaaaaaatatgttgaggtccaaaaaaaagctaaatatttgaaaaggtcctatgaaaatttcatttgccgatttcaaggtctcgggaccaaagagcccatgtctgaaaatattttttcctgattccttgtaatattttacacaaaatatcaaaaaaattgcaaatatccattaacacgttccgaagatatgatttttttaacataaaaactgggtttttcgacgcaccgcgcgcaaaaacggcaaaatgacgaaaacgggtaatAATCAACTtgtttcactaaaactgtgaaaacttgaaaatttcagcgatgacctatacatgtctgggtacccattttttggaaattgaaagacgcaacttttggtacccagacatgtataggtcatcgctgaaattttcaagttatcgcagttttagtaaaaaaagttgatttttacctGTTTTCGTCACTTTGCCGTTTTtacgcgcggcgcgtcaaaaaacccagtttttatgttaaaaaaattatatcttcggaacgtgttaatggatattcacaattttttgatattttggttccgagaccttgaaatcggcaaatgaatctttcataggaccttttcaaatattcagcttgttTTTTTGGAcatctacacatttttttccataaaagccaaactaataacctttcttttgaactgtggcgctccaaaattggttcagcggagatatgattttttgaaaaatgtggtttttacgaaaatcgacgaaaaacgcaattttatggaccaccctaatcgccaaacaaaaaaatacgggtctaattatttgagccaaagaacccccactccaaatttgagccaaatcggagcacttttgatttggagacttcctgtttgacgtggaatggctatatatattagggtgggtacggattttgaaaagttctcagatcaagttctggtgtggttccccttgtagggcatacccaaagggactctcacgccaaatttcagctcatttggttgaaaactggcttgtctcaagcgggttgaattttgaattttcgttcattcgctcctgcaggcctggggaaaacatgtagaaccTTCTAGGATGGCccgaaatgagcggaatcgtctggagaacaactttccctaagagaccaggtcgattcgttcaacccccatcgagctcaacggcaatacatccggggttttcggaaccaacggttttccccagaaaagcatcaaattttccttagcattctatgaatgcttgatgaaaaccgcgacgccacgtgtcaaacagctaccacgtgattgttaaatttgcaccataacagttgttttttcttatttggaggttcagAATACAGCTGAATAGTATCCTGATCAACATGAATGATAATTCtatagttcaaaaagtaataaaaagttattctttataggcgatgctagtccacgtggtagctgtttgacatgtggcgtcgcggtgttcatcaaacattcatagcatgctaaggaaaatttgatgcttttctggggaaaaccgttggttccgaaaaccccggatgtattgccgttgagctcgatgggggttgaccgAATCGatctggtctcttagggaaagttgttctccagacgattccgttCATTTCttgccatcctagaagtttctacatgttttaccttagcctgtaggagcgaatgaacgaaaattcaaaatttcccatagtaaatcccatgtaaacttgaactcgcttgagacaagccagttttcaaccaaataagctgaaatttggcgtgagagtccctatgggtatgccctacaaggggaaccacaccagaacttgatctgagaacttttcaaaatccgtacccactcTAATATATAAGTTAGCCGCCGGGCTTTCGAAggttacttttaaaaaaattaaattgatggTTTGATGGCTCTACACAGACTGACCGGGAATAATTAATTTCCCTCTCTTTATTGAATCTGAAAGACACTACGTAAACTATGTTGTTGCGCCACTTTCCTGGAATCCTCGCCAGACGTCGTCACTccagacgtcgtcgtcgtcctctggTTACAGTGTAATATGATGTGCCGCTGCACACGGCGCATGCTGACGTTGTGATTATTCGATGTTCGCGGTTTCTAGCTGAAACCGCGTGAATGGTTTGGTAACTACTCCATCCTTAGAGAAGATTCGGCCCGAATCTTTATTTGAATGTTGACTTATGGATGCTGAAACGGGATCATTGGATTCAAGGTTGTTTTCTACAGTAGCTGCTGATTTTGTCTTTCTTGTAATCAACCACAACAATACTATTATTATGCTACATGATAATGTTAGCATAAAACCTCCTATGGTAAAGTATTGGAGTTTTGTGTATTGTTGTTCTATCTTCTCGATATGGTTTATATTCGAGATTTGAATCTGTGAAATGTTATGCTCTTTGAAAAACCATTCTTGTTTGAATGAAATTCCTATCATAGGAATCATTGTAATTTTATGGTGTTCAACATGACTTTTACCACTAAACTTGGTGTTGTTAATGGTAATATCACAACCTTCGTATGATACTAATAATGTTCCCGTAACAGAGCGTTCTTTGATGTTACACTCTGATTTAATAGAAGTTGGATAATTTGCATCCTTTAATATTACCGTAAAATCGTTGACAACGTCAATCTGTGTGCCTCCCTGGTACTCCTTGAAGTTGCATCGCGCTGGGGTTCCTCTCAATGCGTTCGAAATGCATTTATCTTCGCTTATgtctttcagattttttgaattacaaattttgtattTCTCAATAGTATAACATGGTATTTGTGACACAAAAGATTTTGTTCCATTTGTTATAACACTTTTGTAATCAAATgttattattgaattatttttagggAGAAGCTCAATATTAATGAAGTCGTATTCAAATGGTTCAAAATTTGGAACTTTAATAACAAATattattgaatgatttttatggaaaacttCTAAACCGAGATATTCATAAATTTGGTCAAGACTACTAATTGTAATGTTTtgatcattgttatccgagcattcgttggtgaaggttgtctgaatcaacatgactcgtcgcgtcccggcgcaaaacgccggcaatattgccctacctgcggctcaagcaggcaaaaaagtgggaatttccaaaaggaaggttgaggcctcaactgatggccaaaaaccggggatttccaaaaggaaggtgcttttggaagtgacatcgaacagcaaaaagacgaaaaagagcgacggtactgtaccgatggatgaggaggaggagaactcttcgtccacgaggagcagctattgaagaacaacaagttcgctggactgcctgacgaggaccaggtagcggaagcaaaggagaatgaagtgaaacagcgaaaggagaaactgcctcctttttatgtgcggcaatcagcagcaacgatcgactttcgagcggggctggttgaactcatcaagtctgggaaagtcctaggcaacattcgtctgtgtcaggacggatttaaggtgctggtgcaatccaggcagcactatcaactggtcaaggattacttgaccgaaaacgaggcggagtactttacccatgatgtcgtcatggataagccgtacaaaatcgtcgtcagaggtctgtacgacatgccagtggaggaattagctgccgagctaaaagttttgaaactggatgtgttggccgtgcacaaaatgagccgacgcaacaaagacatcaagtaccgtgaccagctctacctgctgcatttggctaagggatcgacgacgcttcctgagctgaaggcaatccgagcggttttcaacattatcgtgtcgtgggagcgataccgaccagtgcatcgtgacgtcacacaatgcttcaactgcctgggtttcgggcacggaggtaagaactgccacctgaagcgtcgttgcgccaaatgtggtaccgatgcgcacatcacatcccagtgcatccaagattcgctggtgaagtgcctcaactgcaacggtgagcactcgtcaaccgaccgaaagtgccccaagagagctgagttcgtgaaaattcggcagcaagcatcgacgaagaatcagcctcagcgtcgtagaactcctccagccctggtggagcaaaattttccacctcttcaaccgcgacgccaggtcccgaacttggcaccgttgccgttggatcccaggaagagagctgagatgaatcatccacggccgggttccagccaggagccgagaacgccaccaccgggcttcagccaggagccaagaccaacccaagaaccagcagttgaggaaaatggtaatgatctttacacctcaaccgaactcctcaatattttcaaacagatgtccgctgcactgcgtggatgcaaaaccaagacccagcagattgaagtgctgacctcgttcgtcatccagtatggatcgtaggtccctcaagctgctgaattggaacgcttgctccattaggaggaagaatttagagctggtggattttcttcgcgagaaggagatcgacgtagctgccatcacggaaactcatctgaagcccggtgaaaaagtttatctgcaaaactacaagatcgcgacgcagctcgataggaccacctctggaggaggaggtgtgcttgtcgctgttcatcgtgatctcaagccacgccggctgccacactttaagctggacatcatcgaggccgttggagtggaaattcccacttcggttggcccagtactcttcattgctgcatactgtccacgtcaggtgaatgccagagatggttcagcagcaaaactgaagagcgatatccagaagctgacacggcggagcgcaaagtacatcatcgctggtgacctcaacgcgaagcatgaagtttggggcaacagcaggaggaatcggaacggagtgattctgcacaacgatctgcaaaacggatactacaacgttgtgagtccggatcgtccaacgagggtggctcggtctgggaatcactcaatcatcgatttcttcattaccaatatggctgagaacgtggctcatcctgaggtgtttgaagagttgagttctgatcactatccggtggttgtggaggttggagcttccgttactccgcagcggcaaccaacccggaaagattaccacaacgttgactggcagcagtttcagcaagtggtcgacagcaacatcgactatgatcaacacccggaaacttctgccgatattgatcgttcgctggaggtgatccagcaggctatcaaccaagcagaggctgccaacgttcgagaggttcctgttaattttaaggtaactgatattgacgtagatactaaacacttgattagacttaggaatgtttataggagacaatatcaacggactggggactatgacaaaagatttcagtgaacaatttgaacaaaatcatacaagaccgacttgacaatatcagaaatcaagaattttcaaaacatgtaagccagcttgggaattattcaaaaccattttggaaactttcaaaagttcttaaaaacaaaccaaagcctattcctcctcttattgttgaggattctcctttgattacatccgaggaaaaggcaaatgcacttgggcttcattttgttagttcacataatcttggcgcttccatgaccagccgtaaagaaacatcagttgccaatagtatttcaacaatcaatgactctacctttgaatttcctgcagattcccatgtttctggtgaggaagtcaaagttgcagttaaacaaatgaaaaatatgaaagctccaggctttgataacattttaatctggtgttgaaaaaacagagtgatcagttctttcaacatctagccaatattttcaataaatgtttgcaacttggttacttccccaccaattggaagctgggcaaagtcataccaattttgaagcctcaaaagatccaacatcgccaacaagttatcgtcccattagtcttttgagtagtctgtccaaactctttgagaaggtcatctattcaaggcttttggattttaccaacgataataatataattttgaacgagcagtttggcttccgaaagggacataatactgctcatcagcttacgagagtaactaaaatcatcaagcagaacaagcttgagtctaaatcaactgctatggctttgttggatgttgagaaggcttttgacaatgtttggcatgatggtttgatacataaactgtatttatacggttttccaatgtatcttatcaaaattatccagcactatctttcggagagatcgttcaaggtttttctgaatgggattgcttctggattattcaacattgatgctggggttccccaaggaagtattcttggcccacttctgtacaatatttttacatctgatttgcctactcttcctggtaatggtgtgttgtcactttttgctgatgacactgccgttatttataagggtaaaat from Culex quinquefasciatus strain JHB chromosome 3, VPISU_Cqui_1.0_pri_paternal, whole genome shotgun sequence includes:
- the LOC119768869 gene encoding uncharacterized protein LOC119768869, which translates into the protein METFEKILTDQNITISSLDQIYEYLGLEVFHKNHSIIFVIKVPNFEPFEYDFINIELLPKNNSIITFDYKSVITNGTKSFVSQIPCYTIEKYKICNSKNLKDISEDKCISNALRGTPARCNFKEYQGGTQIDVVNDFTVILKDANYPTSIKSECNIKERSVTGTLLVSYEGCDITINNTKFSGKSHVEHHKITMIPMIGISFKQEWFFKEHNISQIQISNINHIEKIEQQYTKLQYFTIGGFMLTLSCSIIIVLLWLITRKTKSAATVENNLESNDPVSASISQHSNKDSGRIFSKDGVVTKPFTRFQLETANIE